Proteins co-encoded in one Desulfitobacterium hafniense DCB-2 genomic window:
- a CDS encoding helix-turn-helix domain-containing protein, protein MILAEKILSLRKSNGWSQEELAEKMNVSRQSISKWESAAAIPDINRILELARLFGVTTDYLLKDDFETAVYSGADETENYIRVSLQEMNDFLKNNANYGSRIALGAILCILSPVLLIVLSAVSRAGIAITERAASGIGIMTVFLMVAGAVAIFIISSAKMERFEYLENGNFELEYGLSGIIKEKRAAFEKTHVQRTALGVVLCILCPIPLIVAGIFRASNMTLSCFTALLLAVVSVAVYLFITVGTIKGGYDQLLREGEFEPKEQVRAKRVSKFAGVYWPIVVAFYLGWSFLTNNWGITWVVLPIAALIFAGVSSILHSLER, encoded by the coding sequence ATGATTTTGGCGGAAAAGATTTTGTCATTGCGTAAAAGCAACGGCTGGTCTCAGGAAGAATTGGCTGAGAAAATGAACGTATCAAGGCAGTCTATATCCAAATGGGAAAGCGCCGCCGCAATACCGGATATCAATCGGATACTGGAGCTGGCGAGGCTTTTCGGAGTAACGACCGACTACCTGTTAAAAGATGATTTTGAAACAGCAGTGTATTCCGGTGCAGATGAGACGGAAAATTATATACGCGTTTCTCTGCAGGAAATGAACGATTTTTTAAAAAACAATGCCAACTATGGAAGCCGGATCGCATTGGGCGCTATACTGTGTATTCTCTCTCCGGTTTTGCTTATTGTGTTGTCCGCAGTCTCGAGGGCGGGTATCGCCATAACTGAAAGAGCTGCCTCCGGCATAGGCATTATGACGGTATTCTTGATGGTCGCAGGAGCTGTCGCCATCTTCATTATCAGCAGTGCGAAGATGGAACGCTTTGAATACCTGGAAAATGGCAATTTTGAGCTTGAATACGGTTTGTCGGGCATTATAAAGGAAAAAAGGGCGGCTTTTGAAAAAACACATGTTCAACGCACGGCGCTTGGTGTTGTTCTCTGTATTTTATGCCCCATCCCGCTTATTGTCGCCGGCATATTCAGGGCTTCGAACATGACTCTTTCTTGCTTTACAGCTCTGCTACTGGCGGTTGTTTCCGTCGCAGTATATCTTTTTATCACCGTGGGTACGATCAAAGGCGGTTATGATCAGCTGTTGCGTGAAGGGGAATTCGAGCCGAAAGAGCAGGTGCGTGCGAAAAGAGTCTCAAAATTTGCGGGAGTCTATTGGCCGATTGTTGTGGCGTTCTATCTTGGGTGGAGCTTTCTTACCAACAATTGGGGGATTACTTGGGTGGTTTTGCCGATTGCTGCGCTGATTTTTGCAGGCGTTTCCTCCATATTGCATTCATTAGAAAGGTAA
- a CDS encoding serine hydrolase domain-containing protein — translation MDINRIKHILIDQGFRGCIQISNNKQIIFAEAYGYSDFPNRIPNTLETKFATASAGKVFVAVSILQLIESGKLRLQDTLGDILPLDWHKIDTNITIEQLLMHTSGIPDYFDESVMSEYGDLWKDFPNYRIRTNSDVLPLFLDKPMMYPRGTKFQYNNTGFVVLAMMIEAVTNKPFDSYLHLNVFNPCAMDSTGYYELDSLPAKCANNYIFDGERNRFRTNIYSVDVKGTGAGGAFTTVGDIGRFWGALWSYKLMTRKTTLEMLRCHNGNIEAGYYGYGIWLEPRGNNGHSPYFQGRDPGVSFISAYEPSANVVITLVSNYGDNVWKLLRNIRECISGQ, via the coding sequence ATGGATATTAACCGTATCAAACATATTTTGATCGATCAAGGCTTTCGGGGCTGCATCCAAATTTCAAATAATAAACAAATTATATTTGCAGAGGCATATGGCTACTCGGATTTTCCAAATCGAATTCCCAATACGCTTGAAACAAAATTTGCGACTGCTTCCGCAGGAAAGGTTTTTGTCGCCGTTTCAATACTCCAGCTGATTGAAAGCGGAAAATTGCGCCTTCAAGATACACTCGGCGACATTCTTCCCTTGGATTGGCATAAGATTGATACAAACATTACTATTGAGCAATTGCTTATGCACACATCCGGTATTCCAGATTACTTCGACGAAAGTGTAATGAGCGAGTACGGGGATTTGTGGAAAGACTTTCCCAATTACAGAATTCGAACGAATTCGGATGTGTTGCCGCTGTTTCTTGACAAACCAATGATGTATCCTCGCGGCACAAAGTTTCAATACAATAATACAGGATTTGTCGTGCTGGCAATGATGATTGAAGCTGTGACCAATAAACCATTTGACAGCTACCTTCATCTGAATGTCTTTAACCCTTGCGCAATGGATTCTACCGGCTATTATGAGCTGGATTCTCTTCCCGCAAAGTGCGCCAATAACTACATTTTTGATGGAGAAAGGAACCGATTCCGTACCAATATATACAGCGTAGATGTTAAAGGGACCGGTGCAGGTGGCGCGTTTACAACAGTAGGTGATATCGGAAGATTCTGGGGTGCGCTTTGGTCGTATAAGCTGATGACCCGGAAAACAACTCTGGAAATGTTACGCTGCCATAATGGGAATATAGAAGCAGGATACTATGGTTATGGAATCTGGTTGGAACCGAGGGGGAACAACGGTCATAGCCCATATTTTCAAGGCCGTGATCCTGGTGTGAGCTTTATTTCTGCCTATGAACCAAGTGCAAATGTTGTGATTACGCTGGTGAGCAATTACGGAGATAATGTCTGGAAGCTGCTGAGAAACATTCGAGAATGCATATCGGGTCAATAG
- a CDS encoding diguanylate cyclase: MYTLDNVSIINMLLVLSTLVILYFLLLIAKRTRKKQIHYAVLSMTASILLWNIAVLLYMTFDNVPWILAICERLYFLGTILVSISILFTGLIFARTKIKFTWKHGLLFVVPVISIGVLLTNQSHHLFYTVFSLIPSKQNFGIYFTIHTIYSYLCIGIGLAYLVIFSIKNYGVFSKQSSLICIGIMIALIMDAISTFKIFDWSTAIENIAFAVTISFFVIATVKFDFLNVIPIALQTVVDLISDSYVVIDEDFEIIDYNQAFVSDFSGVARKVDIMAIIKKNYSDLDVKRFKGFLDEAVREHKKVSFEISKPRNEAIVYYRVEITPIYVSGNPIGTIILKKNITEHKNNLKEVMQLNERLQSLATRDWLTQSYNRYFFDERLQQEIDLVNRLQAYGLESEKSVNNFGLIMFDIDYFKNYNDNNGHLAGDELLQTIVTVVKGVLYPTDILCRYGGEEFAVICCHTSEKGFEIAAEKIRKAVEDYDFRFQDKQPGGNLTVSIGAAYCSTPNVNKKDLITRADNYLYLAKSTGRNKVVFSE, from the coding sequence ATGTATACTTTGGACAATGTCAGTATCATTAATATGCTGCTGGTTTTATCCACCTTGGTGATATTATATTTCTTGTTGTTAATCGCCAAAAGAACGCGGAAAAAGCAAATTCATTATGCTGTTTTAAGTATGACGGCCAGTATTCTCCTATGGAATATCGCAGTACTATTGTATATGACGTTTGACAATGTCCCATGGATACTGGCAATATGCGAGCGGCTGTACTTTTTGGGTACGATTCTTGTATCAATTTCCATATTATTTACCGGGTTAATATTTGCCCGAACCAAAATAAAATTCACATGGAAGCATGGGTTGCTGTTTGTTGTCCCAGTCATCTCTATTGGGGTGCTGCTTACCAATCAGAGTCATCACTTGTTTTATACTGTCTTTAGCCTGATACCCTCCAAGCAAAATTTTGGTATCTATTTTACGATACATACCATATATTCCTATCTGTGTATAGGGATTGGCTTGGCCTATCTTGTGATTTTTTCCATAAAGAACTATGGAGTTTTCTCCAAACAATCCTCGTTAATATGTATTGGCATTATGATTGCGCTGATCATGGACGCGATCAGCACATTTAAGATCTTTGATTGGTCAACGGCAATCGAAAATATTGCCTTTGCCGTGACGATCAGCTTTTTTGTCATAGCCACGGTTAAGTTTGATTTTCTGAACGTAATACCCATCGCCTTGCAAACGGTTGTTGATTTGATTTCTGACAGCTACGTGGTGATTGATGAGGATTTTGAAATCATTGATTACAACCAAGCTTTTGTAAGCGATTTTAGCGGGGTAGCCAGGAAAGTCGACATTATGGCAATAATCAAAAAGAATTATAGTGATCTTGATGTTAAGAGGTTCAAGGGCTTTTTGGACGAAGCTGTTCGTGAGCATAAAAAAGTGAGCTTTGAAATCTCCAAGCCCAGGAATGAAGCTATTGTCTATTATAGGGTGGAGATCACACCCATTTATGTCAGCGGCAATCCCATAGGAACTATCATTTTAAAAAAGAATATTACTGAGCATAAAAATAATCTGAAGGAGGTTATGCAGCTCAATGAGAGGCTGCAGAGTCTGGCAACCCGGGATTGGCTGACTCAGTCTTATAATAGATATTTTTTTGATGAAAGATTACAGCAGGAGATTGACCTCGTGAACAGGCTGCAGGCATACGGCCTGGAATCAGAAAAAAGTGTCAATAATTTTGGGTTGATCATGTTTGATATAGACTATTTTAAAAATTATAATGATAATAATGGGCATCTGGCGGGGGATGAGCTTTTACAGACAATCGTTACGGTTGTTAAAGGGGTATTATATCCGACTGATATATTATGCAGATACGGCGGAGAAGAGTTTGCCGTTATTTGCTGCCATACCTCAGAGAAAGGGTTTGAAATAGCTGCGGAAAAGATCAGAAAGGCTGTGGAGGATTATGATTTCAGGTTTCAGGATAAACAGCCGGGTGGCAACCTGACAGTCAGCATTGGCGCAGCATACTGTTCGACCCCTAATGTCAATAAAAAGGATTTAATAACAAGAGCTGATAATTATCTGTATTTAGCCAAAAGCACCGGAAGGAATAAGGTTGTTTTTAGTGAGTAA
- a CDS encoding DUF4179 domain-containing protein, with protein MFRENYKNLFSQIKPDETLVDSAIQTTRDKARSRQKPLNSLRKPAVALVSIGLCLSLAMPVLAANVEPIYQLMYLVSPQVAQLFMTVQKSDEDNGIKMEVVSAYIHDNIAEVYITMQDLTEQNRVDATIDLFDSYSINRPFDSAAHCERVDYDAGTKTATFLITIEEWGNQNIVGDKITFSVREFLSHKKNYKDILVPIALSDVDVAESTQRVSSNGGGGLDYQKFVGGDQKPIALTPSAPRSEFSVEGISLTGIGYIEGKLHVQTAVKEPLDNDNHGFFYLKDGNGNRVDHNYSFAFSNQYEQPGRIDYGNYVFDLPQDEIGGYTLYGDFVTSGLKVEGRWRVTFPIESVKN; from the coding sequence ATGTTTAGAGAAAATTATAAAAATCTCTTTAGCCAAATCAAACCGGATGAAACCCTGGTTGATTCAGCAATTCAAACAACCCGCGATAAAGCACGCAGCCGCCAAAAGCCCCTTAATTCATTGCGCAAGCCGGCAGTGGCTCTTGTATCAATCGGCCTTTGTCTTTCACTGGCAATGCCTGTGTTAGCTGCCAATGTTGAGCCCATATATCAGCTGATGTATTTGGTTTCCCCACAGGTTGCACAGTTGTTTATGACTGTGCAAAAATCTGATGAGGACAATGGAATTAAAATGGAGGTAGTTTCAGCATACATTCATGACAACATTGCCGAAGTGTATATTACCATGCAGGATTTAACAGAGCAAAATCGTGTTGACGCAACCATCGATTTGTTCGACAGCTATTCGATAAACCGTCCCTTTGACAGTGCTGCACACTGTGAGCGTGTGGACTATGATGCCGGCACAAAAACAGCAACCTTTTTAATCACGATTGAAGAATGGGGCAACCAAAATATTGTGGGCGATAAAATAACCTTTTCTGTGCGTGAATTTTTAAGTCATAAAAAAAATTATAAGGACATCTTGGTGCCGATTGCTCTTTCCGACGTTGATGTCGCTGAAAGCACACAAAGAGTTTCATCTAATGGCGGAGGCGGGTTAGATTACCAAAAGTTTGTGGGCGGTGATCAAAAACCAATTGCACTTACGCCATCAGCCCCTAGGAGCGAGTTTTCAGTAGAGGGCATTAGTCTAACCGGTATAGGTTATATTGAGGGTAAACTTCATGTTCAAACAGCCGTAAAAGAACCATTGGACAACGACAATCACGGCTTTTTCTATTTAAAAGATGGCAACGGGAACAGAGTTGATCACAATTATAGCTTCGCTTTTTCCAATCAATACGAACAACCAGGACGAATTGATTATGGCAATTACGTTTTTGATCTTCCCCAAGATGAAATCGGGGGCTATACCTTGTATGGCGACTTTGTTACTTCTGGTCTGAAAGTCGAGGGTCGTTGGCGGGTCACCTTTCCCATTGAAAGTGTTAAGAACTAA
- a CDS encoding RNA polymerase sigma factor: MEKQSLRADDCEEKIIKQYSDLVYRLAFARMGTRHDADEIFQEVFLRFIKKKPVFHEEEHRKAWFIRVTINCSKSFWSSSWFKNVQPIDDDIAFETKEAMDLYYELQKLPPKYRGVIYLFYYEDMSIEEISKALNRKNSTVRTQLTRARAALKAVIKEDDYV; this comes from the coding sequence GTGGAAAAACAATCACTGCGTGCGGACGATTGCGAAGAAAAAATTATTAAGCAGTATTCTGATCTGGTATACCGCCTCGCTTTTGCTCGCATGGGAACACGGCACGATGCAGATGAAATTTTCCAGGAGGTGTTCCTTCGCTTTATCAAAAAAAAGCCTGTGTTTCATGAGGAAGAACATCGTAAGGCATGGTTCATACGAGTAACCATAAACTGTTCCAAAAGCTTTTGGAGCAGCTCGTGGTTCAAAAATGTTCAGCCAATCGACGATGATATTGCATTTGAAACCAAAGAAGCTATGGACTTATACTATGAGCTGCAAAAGTTGCCGCCCAAATATCGAGGGGTTATCTACTTGTTTTATTATGAGGATATGTCCATTGAAGAAATAAGCAAAGCATTGAATAGGAAAAACTCTACGGTTCGCACTCAGCTGACAAGAGCAAGAGCAGCATTAAAAGCAGTTATTAAGGAGGACGATTATGTTTAG
- a CDS encoding VOC family protein — protein MDDEELKIKMYSFTVDCKDPHELAKFYGALLKWEIMFIDEDWACVYAPGTNQGAYPGILFQRNPEYKPPVWPEKPEAQQQMAHIDFAVNDLEKAVQYAIHCGATIADEQFSNNWRVMLDPAGHPFCLCEMKSMIESAHFALL, from the coding sequence ATGGATGATGAAGAATTGAAAATCAAAATGTACTCATTTACAGTGGATTGCAAAGACCCCCATGAATTAGCAAAATTTTATGGAGCGTTGCTCAAGTGGGAAATAATGTTTATCGATGAAGATTGGGCATGTGTATACGCTCCAGGAACCAATCAGGGAGCATATCCCGGTATATTGTTTCAACGGAATCCTGAGTATAAACCGCCTGTGTGGCCGGAAAAGCCTGAAGCTCAACAGCAAATGGCACATATAGACTTCGCCGTTAATGATTTAGAAAAAGCAGTTCAATATGCAATCCATTGTGGAGCAACAATCGCAGATGAGCAATTTTCTAATAATTGGAGAGTTATGCTTGACCCCGCCGGACACCCTTTTTGCTTATGTGAAATGAAATCAATGATCGAGAGTGCCCATTTTGCGTTGTTATAG
- a CDS encoding cupin domain-containing protein, which yields MNKFIFNDYFHEPQGKIAKRMLFKSDNVIAFVLNIAKGEILPGHTHLESTLFLQVMEGNAKVVTDGNETSLQVGELMQVDGQESLQVINIGEDVLRLYVTISPMGSEAFATDANV from the coding sequence ATGAATAAGTTTATTTTCAATGATTATTTTCATGAGCCCCAAGGAAAAATCGCCAAGCGGATGCTTTTCAAAAGCGATAATGTCATTGCCTTTGTTCTAAACATTGCAAAAGGGGAAATACTGCCGGGACACACCCATCTGGAATCAACCCTTTTCCTGCAGGTCATGGAGGGTAATGCCAAGGTTGTCACGGATGGCAATGAGACCTCGTTGCAGGTGGGCGAGTTAATGCAGGTTGATGGGCAGGAAAGCTTGCAGGTTATAAACATCGGCGAAGATGTCTTGCGCCTTTATGTCACAATTTCACCAATGGGTTCAGAGGCTTTTGCAACAGATGCCAATGTTTAA
- a CDS encoding carboxypeptidase M32: MNKKAIVEIEELKEYLKKVEYLSSSISLLHWDSVVNMPKEAIEYRSEMIGYLTGESYKLTTSEKMKEFIDYFNGINDLDDLTKAIIENITKDYNNATKIPEAEYVQYEIDKALSQSAWEEAKKKKDFSIFKPHLAKIIAYNKKFSEYWGFAGNKYDGLLDIYEPGMTTERLDAVFGELRESLVYLLQRIKNSNVKTDDAFLKGNYSVESQRKLGETILGQIGYDYEKRGRIDISEHPFTTNFGNKDVRITTKYDTSDFRPAIFSMIHEGGHGIYEQNIPDELEGTSLGSGASMGMHESQSRFYENILGKSMEFWSYFYPKFQKTYQDLEGVDFISFYRAVNCVEPSLIRIDADELTYSLHIIIRYEMEKLLINSDIDIDDVPRLWNEKYKEYLGVEPENDADGVLQDVHWSGGDFGYFPTYALGNLYGAQIFNKLKEEIPDWNQKIYSGDFLSITKWLKENVHQYGATLKPTELIKKITGEELSAKYFIEYLNDKFGKLYGV; the protein is encoded by the coding sequence ATGAATAAAAAAGCAATTGTGGAAATTGAAGAATTGAAAGAATATCTTAAAAAAGTAGAGTATCTGAGCAGTTCTATTTCATTATTGCATTGGGATAGCGTTGTTAATATGCCCAAAGAGGCAATTGAATACAGAAGCGAAATGATTGGATACTTAACAGGGGAGAGTTACAAGCTTACTACATCGGAAAAAATGAAAGAGTTTATCGATTATTTTAATGGAATTAATGATTTAGACGATTTAACCAAAGCCATAATAGAAAATATAACGAAAGATTATAACAACGCAACGAAAATACCGGAAGCGGAATACGTTCAATATGAAATTGATAAGGCGCTCTCCCAAAGTGCGTGGGAGGAAGCGAAAAAGAAAAAGGACTTTTCGATTTTCAAGCCGCACCTTGCTAAGATTATCGCTTATAATAAAAAGTTCTCGGAATACTGGGGTTTTGCCGGCAATAAGTATGATGGTCTTTTAGATATTTATGAGCCCGGAATGACAACAGAAAGGCTTGATGCAGTATTTGGAGAGTTGAGAGAATCCCTCGTTTATTTACTGCAAAGAATTAAAAACTCGAATGTCAAAACGGATGATGCTTTTTTAAAAGGAAATTACTCGGTTGAAAGCCAGAGAAAGCTAGGGGAAACCATTTTAGGCCAGATCGGTTATGATTACGAAAAAAGAGGAAGAATCGATATCTCTGAGCACCCGTTTACGACGAACTTTGGGAATAAGGATGTCAGGATAACCACAAAATACGATACCTCGGATTTCAGGCCTGCAATCTTCTCTATGATTCACGAGGGCGGCCATGGAATCTATGAACAAAATATTCCGGACGAACTTGAGGGAACTTCTTTAGGTTCAGGCGCATCAATGGGTATGCACGAATCGCAATCCCGGTTTTATGAAAATATCCTTGGGAAAAGCATGGAGTTTTGGAGCTATTTTTATCCGAAATTTCAAAAAACCTATCAAGACCTCGAAGGGGTGGACTTTATATCGTTTTACCGGGCCGTCAACTGCGTGGAGCCATCTTTAATTCGGATTGACGCAGATGAATTGACTTATAGTCTTCATATCATCATTCGCTATGAAATGGAAAAGCTCCTGATAAACAGTGATATTGACATTGATGACGTTCCGAGGCTTTGGAATGAAAAATATAAAGAGTATCTGGGTGTGGAACCGGAAAACGATGCGGACGGAGTATTGCAGGACGTTCATTGGTCCGGCGGTGATTTTGGGTATTTTCCAACCTATGCACTCGGAAACTTGTATGGGGCCCAAATTTTCAATAAGCTGAAAGAGGAAATTCCAGATTGGAATCAAAAAATCTACAGCGGAGACTTTTTGTCTATTACGAAATGGTTAAAGGAAAATGTTCATCAGTATGGTGCAACATTAAAGCCGACGGAATTAATCAAGAAAATTACGGGTGAGGAACTGAGTGCAAAATACTTTATAGAGTATCTCAACGATAAATTCGGCAAGTTATATGGTGTATAA
- a CDS encoding DUF2200 domain-containing protein produces the protein MEKPRIYTMSFSSIYPLYLQKAEKKGRTQKEVNEIIFWLTGYDEQSLQQQITDEVDLETFFKQAPRINPNASLIKGVICGYRVEEIEDELMRQVRYLDKLIDELAKGKAMQKILRE, from the coding sequence ATGGAGAAACCGCGAATTTATACAATGTCTTTTTCCAGCATCTATCCGCTCTATCTACAAAAAGCAGAGAAAAAAGGAAGAACACAAAAAGAAGTAAATGAAATCATCTTTTGGCTTACCGGTTATGATGAACAGTCATTGCAACAGCAAATAACTGATGAAGTGGATCTGGAAACCTTCTTCAAACAAGCACCTCGTATTAATCCCAATGCTTCACTCATCAAAGGAGTGATTTGTGGATATCGGGTGGAAGAGATAGAAGATGAATTAATGCGGCAAGTCCGATATTTAGATAAACTAATTGACGAGTTGGCTAAAGGTAAAGCAATGCAGAAAATATTAAGAGAGTGA
- a CDS encoding SRPBCC family protein yields the protein MEQTIPICIPDLSLRPFNLSVERAMSFPPDILYRAWTEQFDLWFAEPDSVLMKGEVNTVFYFETAYEGNRHPHYGRFLRLMLGQLVELTWLTGAEGTKGAETVVTVELKEVEGGTILRLNHAGFSDEESRDRHEQAWPLVLAQLEDRLMKVSHS from the coding sequence GTGGAACAAACAATACCAATCTGTATACCTGATTTATCATTGCGGCCATTTAATCTTTCTGTAGAGAGGGCGATGTCATTTCCACCCGATATATTATACCGCGCCTGGACTGAACAGTTTGACCTCTGGTTCGCAGAGCCGGATTCAGTCCTGATGAAAGGTGAAGTTAACACTGTTTTTTACTTTGAAACAGCCTATGAGGGGAACCGTCATCCTCACTATGGCCGTTTTCTTAGGCTTATGCTCGGCCAACTGGTTGAACTTACATGGCTAACAGGTGCTGAGGGAACCAAAGGTGCTGAAACAGTTGTGACTGTGGAATTAAAAGAGGTTGAGGGTGGAACAATATTACGATTAAATCATGCAGGGTTTTCAGATGAAGAATCGAGGGATAGGCATGAACAAGCATGGCCTTTGGTTCTTGCTCAATTGGAGGATAGGTTGATGAAGGTCTCTCATAGTTAG
- a CDS encoding aldo/keto reductase, whose amino-acid sequence MNQKKILREVLLPDGTKLPKLGQGTWYMGEKSRLWQQEVKALAMGIEYGMTLIDTAEMYGEGAAEELVGEAIKPYPRETLHIVSKVYPHHAGRKTIFKSCEASLRRLGLDYLDLYLLHWRGNIPLEETVECMNELVAQGKIKHWGVSNFDTEDMEELWQTPGGDRCSTNQVLYHLNSRGTEYDLQPWLKAHRLPMMAYCPMAHNLSTRQRIAQNPVVQEIAQNYGLTVEQILLCFVLGQENVMAIPKASQPDHVKDNAQVYDISIHEEDWQRINLAFPAPQHKTYLDIL is encoded by the coding sequence ATGAATCAGAAAAAGATCCTCCGGGAAGTCCTTCTGCCCGATGGAACCAAACTGCCCAAACTCGGCCAGGGGACCTGGTATATGGGGGAGAAAAGCCGGCTATGGCAGCAAGAGGTTAAAGCTCTGGCCATGGGAATCGAGTACGGAATGACCCTGATCGATACGGCTGAGATGTATGGAGAGGGAGCGGCGGAGGAATTAGTGGGAGAAGCGATCAAGCCTTATCCTCGGGAAACCCTCCATATCGTCTCGAAAGTCTATCCTCATCATGCCGGGCGCAAGACGATCTTCAAAAGCTGTGAGGCTTCTTTAAGGCGTCTTGGCCTGGACTATCTTGATCTGTATCTGCTCCACTGGCGGGGAAATATCCCCCTTGAAGAGACTGTGGAGTGCATGAACGAGTTAGTGGCTCAAGGAAAGATCAAGCATTGGGGCGTGTCCAATTTTGATACGGAGGATATGGAAGAGCTTTGGCAAACACCCGGAGGGGATCGGTGCTCAACGAATCAAGTGCTCTACCACTTAAATTCCCGGGGGACTGAATATGATTTGCAGCCATGGCTCAAAGCGCACCGGCTGCCGATGATGGCTTACTGCCCCATGGCTCATAATCTGAGCACACGGCAAAGAATAGCCCAAAACCCAGTAGTTCAGGAGATTGCCCAAAACTATGGCCTGACTGTGGAGCAGATACTCCTTTGCTTTGTCTTGGGGCAGGAGAATGTTATGGCCATACCCAAGGCTTCTCAACCCGACCATGTCAAGGATAATGCCCAGGTTTACGATATCTCGATCCATGAGGAAGATTGGCAAAGAATTAATCTCGCTTTTCCTGCCCCCCAACATAAAACTTATTTGGATATATTATAA
- a CDS encoding lipoate--protein ligase, whose translation MSCPVKTKIVLSDSFDPWHNLALEEFLLHKVEKDQILLYLWQNQNTVVIGRNQNPWQECRCTLLEEDGGKLARRLSGGGAVFHDLGNLNFTFIMDRELYDLHKQLQVILGGVNSLGIQAEFTGRNDLTVEGKKFSGNAFYFEKDKAYHHGTVLVHVDGEKVGKYLQVSKEKMAAKGVQSVQSRITNLRNYLPDLSIEEMKGTLMASFQSLYGACPEPLRIKDTDYDLGGLYEKYASWDWRYGKTPQFDLVLETRFPWGGIELGFTLRQGKIIGSTIYSDAMNAHLIQEISASFLNRTLNSSELLLALESLQVQEEDLMILQDMKEWIGEKIKDV comes from the coding sequence ATGTCTTGCCCGGTAAAAACTAAAATTGTGCTGTCTGATTCATTTGATCCCTGGCACAATCTGGCCTTGGAAGAATTCCTTTTACATAAGGTGGAGAAAGATCAGATTCTCCTTTATCTATGGCAAAATCAAAACACCGTAGTTATCGGAAGAAATCAAAATCCCTGGCAGGAATGCCGCTGTACCCTTCTTGAAGAAGATGGAGGAAAACTGGCCCGTCGTCTTTCCGGGGGCGGGGCGGTTTTTCATGATTTAGGCAATCTCAATTTTACCTTTATTATGGATCGGGAGCTTTATGATTTGCACAAACAGCTCCAGGTTATCTTAGGGGGAGTAAACAGTTTAGGAATTCAAGCCGAATTTACCGGCCGCAATGATCTGACTGTGGAGGGAAAGAAGTTTTCGGGGAATGCTTTCTATTTTGAAAAAGATAAAGCATACCACCACGGTACGGTTCTTGTTCATGTGGACGGGGAAAAAGTGGGGAAATACCTTCAGGTATCCAAGGAAAAAATGGCGGCCAAGGGAGTACAGTCGGTTCAATCCCGGATCACCAACCTCCGCAATTATTTACCGGATTTGTCCATTGAGGAGATGAAGGGAACTCTGATGGCAAGCTTTCAAAGCCTCTATGGTGCCTGTCCGGAGCCTCTGCGTATAAAGGATACGGATTATGACCTGGGCGGACTTTATGAAAAATACGCTTCCTGGGATTGGCGCTACGGTAAGACGCCCCAATTTGACCTTGTCCTGGAGACCCGTTTTCCCTGGGGAGGGATAGAATTAGGCTTTACTCTGCGCCAAGGCAAGATTATTGGCTCAACCATCTATTCTGATGCTATGAATGCACACCTCATCCAGGAGATCAGTGCTTCATTTCTTAACCGGACTCTGAATAGTAGTGAATTGCTTCTTGCCTTGGAATCACTTCAGGTTCAGGAAGAAGATCTGATGATTCTTCAGGATATGAAAGAATGGATTGGCGAAAAGATTAAAGACGTTTAA